Genomic window (Eubalaena glacialis isolate mEubGla1 chromosome X, mEubGla1.1.hap2.+ XY, whole genome shotgun sequence):
GTTATTTTATAGTAGACACTCAGCCACTTTCCAGTGATAAGTTGCAATTTTGAACTGTAGACTTTCCTTCATATTGCAATGGTAAACATTTGATcttgttaataaaatttttaattgtattttcacTGTTGGGGGAAAACACATAAGGCTGCCAATTTAAGCAAGCAAAATCCCCTCCAAAGCAAGCCAACAGCCtcaaaaaaaacttagaaaaaacaaaagcccctCACAAGACTAGGAAAAGCCCAGCTGATTAAGTTACCCCCTTAAAAGCAAGCAAACATCCCTTTAAAAGCAAGCACCACAACAGCCTAATAAACTGGCTCATGAACCTAAAAACTCAAGCTGGTGATATTCAAAGACCCTCAACCAAAATCTTACCATAACTCTCATATGAATCTCTGTAGGAACCTCCACTTGGATGATCTGAATAGTCACGATCACGACCATAACCATCTCTATcactaaattaaagaaaaaaaaatgtattacaagCCCCAAAACATCAATTTCtacagcaaaaaaaatttttttacaccaAGCCATGGCAGCAACAGCAAAGTCACTTACCTATAGCCTCTTGATGGATAGTCATCACGTGAACTGGAATGACCATAATCACGGTAAGTATAATCTCTTGGTGGTGGTGCATAATCTCTTGTATCACGAGAACTTGGGTAATCTCTGCTTGAATAgctaaagaaacaaaagtaacTTGGTTCATATTTTTGATGAGCTCTCCCCTTCAaccttaaatattaatattagagACAAAAACTACTATGCTTTTCTGTTACCTGTCTTTAGTAGAATATCCATCATCTCTTGGGGACAAATAAACATCTCTACGAGAGGGCAGGGGTTCCCTTCGAGGTGGACCTCCATAACTATCTCTTCCACGTGATACAGGAGCTTAaggaaaaatgtccattttaaaaatacacccaGTGAAAAGTCAAAACGTGAATTTACATTCAGGCAATGAAAAGTAGTGATTCAACCAAATATGACAATATGGatgtaaatgaggaaatcctCTTTAAAATTTCTTACATACACCAATCTTTTCAATGATCTAGGTACAGTTTTAAGCATCATTTTTAGGATTCGCCTCTCAATCCTTCCTTGTGTTATGGTGATAGGATAGACTATCATAAACAGACCATTTACCTCTTCCTCCCATTCCACTGCTGCTGCGAACTGGTCCTGAAGGGGCAGATCTTTTAGGAGGAGGACCCCCACTTCGTGGCGGTGGTCCTCTTTTTACTGGAAGTGGTCCCCTGGAAGAACTCATGTTAAAATTCATGGAATAGCCACCATCGTCTacgttagaagaaaaaaagagaaaatcatgtTAATGTAAATACTAAGAAAaatctatagttttctttgcttaATCAAGAATATGACCATTTCTGTTTAGTTGGGGAATCTTGAGTTCTCACTCATACATGACTGAGCATGAGAACTGTACAGTGTATATAAAGTATACACAGAAAACTACATACAAGGAACTATACAAAGTGTATACAGTTCTATACAGTAGTCATCTATATAAGTCTGCATAGATTAGCAAAGTAGACCTGAAGGGTTCTCCTGAGGGTTCTTTTcaaattacttcaaaaaaatatatacactgttTCATTTTCATATGACCAACACCTAATACCTATCAATTTTTCTGCAAGTGTTTTTTCCTACAGAATGAATTCACCTGGATAAGGAATAGCTAATTGTTAATTATTTCAAGACATTGTAATTTAACTTAGGATGGCTTCTGTTTTAAGTCAATCACTTTGGTAGATGAACAAGTGTTCTCAACTTCAAAAGCTAGGGcctttaaaatacttattaaccAAAGCACACACTGGTGTGTTTACAGTTCCTAACTTATACACCAAGCCTAAAGTAAACCTAAGTCATTACCCATGTGCCCTCCACGTGAGGGAGGTCCCCTGGttcctccacttcctcctcttCCGCCTCTAAGGCCTCTTGGAGGGCCTCTGCTtcttggaggtggaggtggtcCACGCCTACCACTTTCAAATGATGGTTTAGTGGCTTGTTCTACCTTGATGGCTTTTCCTTCTAAGGACTAAATAATATCAGTGGTTaattatggaaatttaaaaaaagaacttgcaGATCCACTGTGCACTGTGACACTAGTATGTCCTTCAAAATGTTGTACCTTTCTGTTCAGCACTTAAATGCCTAGTCTTTTAAGATACTGCTTATTTGAACTAAAACCTAAGGTGGATCCACTGTACTGCTATGTCGGTAAAGTTTAAAACAATGCCAGACAATGACCAACTTATTAAAAcaaataaccaaaaagaaaagccaaggaTCCCAGACGAAATATAATACAGaatattctaaaactgaaagATTCTTGTCAAGAATACACTTTACAAAATTTCGTTCTAAAATTACAAACGGCTAGGATAAGAGGGTCCTGGAAAAGTATATACTCAGTAAAATTCAAGAGCTGCCCTAGACCAGACTTGGATAACATTGTGCTATTTTACGTACTAGGAAACATGGTATTGTGCAGACAGTCTCACCTTTCCATTCATGTCTCTAGCGGCATCCTTAGCATCTGCTGGGCTTTCAAAGGTGACAAAAGCAAATCCTCTAGATTTGTTGGTTTCACGATCTTTCATCAAGAGAACTAAAAAGTAGTTTTCAGGGGGGAAAAGAGTGTTACTCTAGTTCAAAcggaaaaacaaaagtaaatctgTAAAAAGAAAGCTCAGAACTTCTTAGAGGACAAAGCACGTTATCATTTCATACGATCAATGCAATCAAATTCATCACagcttacctttttttaaaattacaataaccCTTCATATACTTTCAGATAACTCACCTTCCACTATTCGTCCATATTTGCCAAATACTGCTTCAAGagctttctcatttgtttctgtaTTGAGGCCACCGATGAAGAGCTTTCCTGGGCGATCTGCTTCAACCATTTTTTCCCTCTGGTGAAAGTCTGTTGGAAAAAAAGTGTTACCCTCCCTGGAAAAGTTTACCCAACATGTGTATTGGGGctcatttttcttgtttactAAAATCATCCCTTAATAGCATAATACACAGAAAGCAACTTTTTCTAAGCCTCACCAGGAAACCAACTTAACTAGTTCAGTGATAGCTGTTTACATTAAACTGGTTTAAAAAGCCAACTTAAGGGAATttcctgacggtccagtggttaggactctacgctctcactgccgagggcccaggctcgatccctcgtcagggaactaaaaccccacaagccgcgcggtgcagccaaaaaacaaaagccgaCTTAACTAATGCCTTTACCCTTAATCCACTTCGGCAGTCTTAACCAAGTAACTACAACATTTCAAAAAGTGAATTTTAGCTTTAACACTAgatttgttgctttttaaaaattcaatgatcACATCCCAATTAccctaatgatttttttaaactgactcAGTCAAGGTCACAGCCCAAACGTAGGTCCGTAAGACCAAGCCCTCTCCCAAGAACTTTGCCTCCTTTCATTGGGATTCCCTAGTAAATCTAAGTACCAATTTAAAGTTTTAATCAAGTTATGACTCCCCTTCTTCACCAGCCCCTGCCCCGCTCGCTAGGTTGTTGACTTTTAAAAAGCGTCAATATCATCTCAGACGAAATAACGGAACGTGGAAGCGCGCACTGTAACACTAAGCGCTCCATGACTGCAGCGGAACCCAATTAAAACCCGTCATTAAAAACCGCGTGGAAAACACAAAATGGCGACACTTGGATTCAGCCCAGAACAACCGCCGCGGGTCAGGGGAGTAACTTTTCCCACCAGCGGAGGCTGAGAAAACTCAAAGGGCTTCCGCTCCAAGGCCGCCAATGAACAAGGACCCCGCGCGAAAGTGCACGTGCCCGCCCGGAGCGCCAGCGCCATCCCAATGCAGGTAGCGACCACGGAGGCGCAGTCCCTCCTCGTCCCGCTCAGGCCCCGACCTccgccaccccccgcccccaggggcGACAGCCAAACTTTCTGAAGAGGTACACTACGAAGTGGCACCCCAGCGTCTGTTCTCCTTCGACACTCCCAGCTTTCCCTAAATAGGTCGGCACCTCTGGGTTCTTAAAATGGCGCCCGCCACCCCCATCTCCAAGGAGATAATCCCAAGTTCTAACGTG
Coding sequences:
- the RBMX gene encoding RNA-binding motif protein, X chromosome, translated to MVEADRPGKLFIGGLNTETNEKALEAVFGKYGRIVEVLLMKDRETNKSRGFAFVTFESPADAKDAARDMNGKSLEGKAIKVEQATKPSFESGRRGPPPPPRSRGPPRGLRGGRGGSGGTRGPPSRGGHMDDGGYSMNFNMSSSRGPLPVKRGPPPRSGGPPPKRSAPSGPVRSSSGMGGRAPVSRGRDSYGGPPRREPLPSRRDVYLSPRDDGYSTKDSYSSRDYPSSRDTRDYAPPPRDYTYRDYGHSSSRDDYPSRGYSDRDGYGRDRDYSDHPSGGSYRDSYESYGNSRSAPPTRGPPPSYGGSSRYDDYSSSRDGYGGSRDSYSSSRSDLYSSGRDRVGRQERGLPPSMERGYPPPRDSYSSSSRGAPRGGGRGGSRSDRGGGRSRY